A single Vanacampus margaritifer isolate UIUO_Vmar chromosome 7, RoL_Vmar_1.0, whole genome shotgun sequence DNA region contains:
- the tk1 gene encoding thymidine kinase, cytosolic, translating into MDCMDFPKVFPNSPRKAQGQIQVIFGPMFSGKSTELMRRVRRFQIAQYSCLVIKYAKDTRYSDIGMATHDENTMEAVPANCLKDVKSLALQSCVIGIDEGQFFPDTVEFCEEMANLGKTVIVAALDGTFQRMPFGNILNLVPLAESVVKLHAVCMQCYKEAAYTKRIGAEMEVEVIGGADKYQAVCRKCHGNLMAAKENRPPFRDETPQHALNGKLVDSGIPRKLFSSLHL; encoded by the exons ATGGACTGTATGGATTTCCCTAAAGTTTTTCCGAATTCTCCGAGGAAAGCCCAGGGACAAATCCAG gtcaTATTTGGTCCGATGTTTTCAGGCAAAAG cACTGAATTGATGCGAAGGGTGCGGCGTTTCCAAATAGCGCAGTACAGCTGCTTGGTGATCAAATACGCCAAAGATACACGTTATTCGGACATAGGCATGGCCACACATGATGA AAACACAATGGAGGCAGTACCTGCAAACTGTTTGAAAGATGTGAAGTCTTTGGCGCTGCAAAGCTGCGTTATTGGAATTGATGAAGGGCAGTTT TTCCCAGACACAGTGGAGTTTTGTGAGGAGATGGCCAATTTGGGCAAGACGGTTATCGTCGCTGCCTTGGATGGAACCTTCCAGAGAATG CCATTTGGAAACATCCTGAACCTCGTCCCTCTGGCGGAAAGCGTGGTGAAGCTTCACGCCGTCTGCATGCAGTGTTACAAAGAAGCGGCCTACACCAAGAGGATCGGAGCAGAGATGGAG GTGGAAGTGATCGGCGGAGCTGACAAATACCAGGCAGTCTGTCGAAAATGTCACGGAAATCTGATGGCGGCCAAAGAAAATCGACCTCCGTTCCGCGATGAAACTCCTCAACATGCACTTAATGGAAAACTTGTGGACTCGGGAATTCCCAGGAAGCTTTTCTCTTCCCTCCACctctga